The Pantoea phytobeneficialis genome has a segment encoding these proteins:
- a CDS encoding M16 family metallopeptidase, which produces MQGTRIRLLVGGLLLAASGFGVHAETLQPDPAWQEGKLDNGFSWQLLTTPQRPSDRIELRLIVNTGSLVESAQQTGFSHLLPRLALVHNTALDTNQQRALWQQAMDPHRPLPPAISSYDFTQYNLSLPNNRPELLKEALNWLSATAGKMALNEQVVTTALSASDPIATWPPNTQDVWWRYRLKGSTLLAHDPGEQPRAPVDIAQLKNFYQQWYTPDAMTLYVVGNVDSRSLAEQINKAFAPLQGKRASPAAMPTLSPLPHQPVNLVNGAINQDRLSLVWDSPWQPIRDSQNLERYWQSDLAREALFWHVQRALADSKAQSVQVGFDCRVLYQRAQCAINMDSPNASLPQNMNLVAKELAAVRDKGLPQDEFDALMAQKLLELNKLFATYARTDTDILMGQRLRSQQNAVVDIAPEQYQKLRQSFLGGLTRDQLNQELRQQLTQELTMVLIQPEGEAETNVKMLQESWDKVMTPPETPTTPASPDDVKNDGNASSSELAPPSS; this is translated from the coding sequence ATGCAGGGCACCAGAATTCGGCTTTTGGTTGGCGGATTGCTGTTGGCAGCATCCGGTTTTGGCGTGCATGCCGAAACACTCCAGCCTGATCCCGCCTGGCAGGAAGGCAAACTGGACAATGGTTTTAGCTGGCAATTGCTGACAACGCCGCAGCGTCCCAGTGACCGCATAGAGCTGCGCCTGATCGTTAACACCGGTTCGCTGGTGGAGAGTGCACAACAAACCGGCTTCAGCCATTTGTTACCGCGTCTGGCGTTGGTGCATAACACCGCGCTCGATACCAATCAGCAACGCGCTTTATGGCAACAGGCGATGGATCCGCATCGTCCGCTGCCGCCTGCCATATCGTCATATGATTTCACCCAATACAATCTGAGCCTGCCGAATAACCGTCCGGAGCTGCTGAAAGAAGCACTGAACTGGCTGTCGGCGACCGCAGGCAAGATGGCACTGAATGAACAGGTGGTGACGACCGCGCTGAGCGCGTCCGATCCAATCGCCACCTGGCCGCCCAACACCCAGGATGTCTGGTGGCGCTATCGCCTGAAAGGCTCAACGCTGCTGGCGCACGATCCTGGCGAACAACCTCGCGCGCCAGTCGATATCGCACAGCTGAAGAATTTTTATCAGCAGTGGTACACGCCAGACGCCATGACCTTATATGTGGTCGGCAATGTTGACAGCCGCAGTCTGGCGGAGCAGATCAACAAAGCTTTTGCGCCGCTACAAGGTAAACGGGCATCGCCGGCGGCAATGCCGACGCTGTCGCCGTTGCCGCATCAACCGGTGAACCTGGTCAATGGGGCGATAAATCAGGATCGTCTGTCGTTGGTGTGGGACAGCCCGTGGCAACCGATTCGCGATTCGCAGAACCTGGAGCGTTACTGGCAGAGCGATCTGGCGCGTGAAGCCTTGTTCTGGCATGTACAGCGTGCCCTGGCCGACAGCAAAGCGCAGAGCGTTCAGGTGGGCTTCGACTGTCGTGTGCTGTATCAACGCGCCCAGTGCGCCATCAATATGGACAGCCCTAACGCTTCACTGCCCCAGAATATGAATCTGGTAGCAAAAGAGCTGGCGGCGGTGCGTGATAAAGGGTTGCCGCAGGATGAGTTTGACGCGCTGATGGCGCAAAAGCTGCTGGAGCTGAACAAGTTGTTCGCCACCTACGCACGTACCGACACCGATATTTTGATGGGGCAGCGTCTGCGCTCACAGCAAAATGCGGTGGTAGATATCGCTCCGGAGCAATATCAAAAACTGCGCCAGTCATTTCTTGGCGGGTTAACGCGTGATCAGCTTAATCAGGAACTGCGTCAGCAATTGACCCAGGAACTGACGATGGTGTTGATCCAGCCGGAAGGTGAAGCGGAAACCAATGTGAAAATGTTGCAGGAAAGCTGGGATAAGGTGATGACACCACCAGAGACACCGACCACCCCAGCCAGTCCGGATGATGTCAAAAACGACGGCAATGCCAGCAGCAGTGAGCTGGCCCCGCCATCGTCATAA
- a CDS encoding alpha/beta hydrolase has protein sequence MHTEIINIWPHGDAPGASDSRAQPQIVDLAKEYEPYDRAATGVRCPEMAIWHPENSNGITLLVAPGGGYQRVLIDREGSALATFFTSMGYTLAVMTYRLPYDGHHEGPDAPLADAQRAVRVLRDRAQRAMNGKYIVMMGFSAGGHVAASLGTRFSEKIYPVQDQADSLSPRPDAMVLIYPVISMRDGLAHESTRTRLLGAWPDQKTIDAYSLETRVHSQTPPTLLIHAADDETVSINNSMVFFSALREHSVPAEIHFYQKGGHGFGIRGVADLPLASWPMLVTEWLRAKT, from the coding sequence ATGCACACAGAAATTATTAATATCTGGCCGCACGGTGATGCACCGGGTGCCAGCGACTCACGCGCACAGCCGCAGATTGTCGATCTCGCCAAAGAATATGAACCCTATGATCGTGCTGCCACCGGAGTACGCTGCCCGGAGATGGCTATCTGGCACCCCGAAAACTCCAACGGTATTACGCTATTGGTGGCTCCGGGCGGCGGTTATCAACGGGTGTTGATCGATCGCGAGGGCAGCGCACTGGCGACGTTCTTTACCTCAATGGGTTACACACTGGCGGTCATGACCTACCGTTTACCTTACGACGGTCATCACGAAGGCCCGGATGCGCCGCTAGCCGATGCGCAGCGTGCCGTGCGGGTACTGCGCGATCGGGCGCAGCGTGCGATGAACGGCAAATATATCGTGATGATGGGTTTCTCCGCCGGTGGCCATGTTGCCGCCAGCCTCGGCACGCGGTTTTCTGAGAAAATCTACCCGGTGCAGGATCAGGCTGACAGCCTCTCGCCCCGACCTGACGCGATGGTGCTGATTTATCCGGTGATCAGCATGCGTGACGGGCTGGCCCATGAAAGTACCCGCACCCGGCTATTGGGTGCCTGGCCGGATCAAAAAACCATAGATGCCTATTCGCTGGAAACACGGGTGCATAGCCAGACGCCGCCGACGCTGCTGATCCACGCGGCTGACGATGAAACGGTATCAATCAATAACAGCATGGTGTTCTTCAGCGCGCTGCGCGAACACAGCGTACCGGCAGAAATCCACTTTTATCAGAAAGGCGGCCACGGATTTGGCATCCGTGGCGTGGCGGATTTGCCCTTAGCCAGTTGGCCGATGCTGGTGACCGAGTGGCTGCGGGCAAAAACCTGA
- a CDS encoding sugar kinase, whose protein sequence is MTQKKIAILGECMIELSEKGENIKRGFGGDTLNTAVYLARQSDIEQLRVDYVTALGTDSFSDQMIAAWQQEKVQTGLIQRLDNKMPGLYFIETDEHGERAFWYWRSDAAARYWLDSPQSEAICQQLAHYDYLYLSGISLAILPAASREKLMNLLSACRQNGGKVIFDNNYRPRLWADKASAQQAYAAMLQHTDIAFLTLDDEHLLWGEQPLEAVIARTRNAGVQEIVIKRGAESCLVAVGDAPLYDVPAIKLAKEKVIDTTAAGDSFSAGYLALRLQGAAPDAAAARGHLTASTVIQHRGAIIPLDAMPQ, encoded by the coding sequence ATGACGCAGAAGAAAATCGCCATCCTTGGCGAATGCATGATTGAGCTGTCCGAAAAAGGTGAGAACATCAAACGCGGTTTTGGCGGCGATACGCTGAATACCGCGGTATATCTGGCGCGTCAGTCTGACATTGAGCAGCTGCGCGTTGATTACGTAACCGCCCTCGGCACCGACAGCTTCAGTGACCAGATGATTGCCGCCTGGCAGCAGGAGAAGGTTCAAACGGGATTGATCCAGCGACTCGACAACAAAATGCCGGGTCTGTACTTCATCGAAACCGACGAGCACGGCGAGCGGGCCTTCTGGTACTGGCGTAGCGATGCCGCTGCGCGCTACTGGCTCGACAGCCCGCAATCTGAGGCCATTTGCCAACAACTGGCCCATTACGATTATCTCTATCTCAGCGGCATCAGCCTGGCGATTTTGCCTGCCGCCAGCCGCGAGAAGCTGATGAACCTGCTCAGCGCGTGCCGCCAGAACGGCGGCAAAGTGATTTTTGATAATAACTATCGCCCGCGCTTGTGGGCCGATAAAGCCAGTGCGCAGCAGGCGTATGCTGCGATGTTGCAGCATACCGATATCGCCTTTCTGACGCTGGATGATGAACATCTGTTATGGGGTGAACAGCCACTGGAAGCGGTGATTGCCCGCACCCGCAACGCAGGCGTGCAGGAGATTGTGATCAAACGTGGCGCTGAATCCTGTTTGGTGGCCGTTGGTGATGCGCCGCTTTACGACGTGCCCGCCATCAAACTGGCAAAAGAGAAAGTGATCGACACCACTGCCGCTGGCGATTCCTTTAGCGCAGGCTATCTGGCGCTGCGTTTACAGGGTGCGGCACCGGATGCCGCCGCCGCCCGCGGTCATCTCACCGCCAGCACCGTGATTCAACATCGCGGCGCGATCATCCCTCTGGACGCAATGCCACAGTAA
- the pdeH gene encoding cyclic-guanylate-specific phosphodiesterase, whose protein sequence is MVMKNFSHRLPSSIELEQQQETRLFWQQCQRFYTFQPIYQVSGHLLAIELLTAVTHPSAPEKRLSPEIYFDALEISQRLDVVQEQLELLMQWSALFNQRQLVASVNIDGPTLLAIQQHPQIRSLITQLPWVRFELTEHHVLPQEEMIAQMPELGPLWLDDFGSGMANFSALTELRYDYIKLSRELFMLLRSTDEGRSLFSMLLALINRYCNGVIVEGVETEEEWQQVRSSPAMAAQGYFFSRPVPFSELENMALALP, encoded by the coding sequence ATGGTGATGAAGAATTTTAGTCATCGACTGCCTTCTTCAATTGAACTGGAGCAACAACAGGAAACGCGTCTCTTCTGGCAGCAGTGCCAACGATTCTATACTTTCCAGCCGATCTACCAGGTCTCGGGCCACTTACTGGCTATTGAATTACTGACTGCGGTGACACATCCATCCGCACCAGAAAAAAGGCTTTCGCCGGAAATCTATTTTGATGCGCTGGAGATTTCTCAGCGTCTCGATGTGGTGCAGGAACAGTTGGAGCTGCTGATGCAGTGGTCGGCTCTTTTTAATCAGCGCCAACTGGTGGCTTCGGTCAATATCGATGGCCCTACGCTGCTGGCAATCCAACAACATCCGCAAATCCGCAGCCTGATAACCCAACTGCCGTGGGTACGCTTTGAACTGACAGAACATCATGTGTTGCCGCAGGAAGAGATGATTGCGCAGATGCCGGAGCTTGGCCCGCTGTGGCTGGATGATTTTGGTTCCGGTATGGCGAATTTCTCCGCCCTGACCGAGCTGCGTTATGACTACATTAAGTTGTCACGCGAGCTATTTATGCTGCTGCGTTCTACCGACGAAGGTCGCAGCCTGTTTTCTATGCTGTTGGCCTTAATCAACCGTTATTGCAACGGGGTGATTGTCGAAGGCGTGGAAACCGAGGAAGAGTGGCAGCAGGTGCGTAGCTCGCCCGCAATGGCCGCACAAGGTTATTTCTTCTCCCGCCCGGTTCCGTTTAGCGAACTGGAAAACATGGCGCTGGCGCTTCCCTGA